A region from the Arachis ipaensis cultivar K30076 chromosome B01, Araip1.1, whole genome shotgun sequence genome encodes:
- the LOC107629133 gene encoding V-type proton ATPase subunit D, with translation MSGQTQRLNVVPTVTMLGVVKARLVGATRGHALLKKKSDALTVQFRQILKKIVSTKESMGDIMKTSSFALTEAKYVAGDNIKHVVLENVREASLKVQSRQENVAGVKLPKFKYTNDGEVNKNDLTGLARGGQQVQQCRAAYIKAIEVLVELASLQTSFLTLDEAIKTTNRRVNALENVVKPRLENTISYIKGELDELEREDFFRLKKIQGYKKREIEKQMQSAKMFAEEQVAEKLALQRGISLNNAQNILSAVAQKDEDIIF, from the coding sequence atgtCGGGGCAAACACAGCGTCTGAATGTTGTCCCCACGGTGACGATGCTGGGAGTGGTTAAGGCTCGTTTGGTTGGAGCCACACGTGGTCACGCTCTCCTAAAGAAGAAGAGTGATGCACTTACTGTGCAGTTCAGGCAGATCCTGAAGAAGATTGTGTCTACCAAGGAATCAATGGGTGACATCATGAAGACCTCTTCTTTTGCACTGACCGAGGCAAAGTACGTTGCTGGTGACAACATCAAGCATGTTGTGCTCGAGAATGTTCGAGAGGCCTCCCTCAAGGTCCAGTCCCGGCAGGAGAATGTAGCTGGCGTTAAGCTTCCCAAGTTCAAGTACACCAATGATGGCGAGGTTAACAAGAATGACCTCACTGGATTGGCCCGGGGTGGACAGCAGGTGCAGCAGTGCCGAGCTGCTTACATCAAGGCAATTGAGGTCCTTGTGGAGCTTGCCTCTCTTCAGACATCCTTCCTCACACTCGACGAGGCAATCAAGACTACAAATCGGAGGGTTAATGCCCTTGAGAATGTGGTGAAGCCTAGGTTGGAGAATACCATTAGTTACATTAAGGGAGAGTTGGATGAGCTAGAAAGGGAGGATTTCTTTAGGTTGAAGAAGATCCAAGGATATAAGAAGAGGGAAATCGAGAAGCAGATGCAATCTGCCAAGATGTTCGCTGAGGAACAGGTTGCTGAGAAGCTTGCATTGCAAAGAGGTATTTCGCTGAATAATGCTCAAAACATTTTGTCTGCAGTGGCACAGAAAGATGAGGATATCATTTTCTGA
- the LOC107605763 gene encoding UDP-glycosyltransferase 84B2-like, which translates to MGMNVIVLSLALPSHIMVVLKVAKRLISKGVHHVTIVTTEEARDNILRIPNSQSSNISFEFFSDGLSLDNDRIDREEVINSLETKGSKNLSSLISTLTKTREYSCMIISGVFHWATNIGVEHGIPCALLWIGSSSVFSICYRYFKGINVFPVEDLNENVHIPGLPTSFEVRDVHSFMLPNTPEILRKVLIDLFKSFDKVKWVIGISIYEIEEEVVKSIASLTPFYTIGPLVSPFLLGKKETNDDNGNVHMWYAEDSCIEWLDNKPSTSVIYVSFGSLVVLSKKEIHNLAMALKNINKPFLWVLNPSKKDCVEELPPEFLQDTKGMGLVVKWCNQERVLRHPSVACFVSHGGFSSIMETIVAGVPVVCLPYFSDHPTNAMLITNVFGNGVRIKCGEDCVVSAQEFERCIWEVTDGPNARKIKNNASEMKMLARKASQEGGSADNNIGQFINEIMK; encoded by the coding sequence ATGGGAATGAATGTTATTGTGCTTTCATTAGCCTTACCAAGCCATATCATGGTTGTTTTGAAAGTTGCCAAGCGCCTTATTTCAAAGGGCGTTCATCATGTTACCATTGTCACCACAGAAGAAGCACGTGACAACATCCTAAGAATCCCAAATTCACAAAGCTCAAACATCAGCTTTGAGTTTTTCTCTGATGGCCTTAGCCTTGATAATGATCGTATCGATCGAGAGGAAGTAATCAATTCTCTTGAAACAAAAGGCTCCAAGAATCTATCTAGTCTCATCTCTACTCTCACTAAAACTCGAGAATATTCTTGTATGATTATCAGTGGAGTCTTCCACTGGGCTACAAATATTGGTGTTGAGCATGGAATTCCTTGTGCGCTACTTTGGATTGGATCTTCTTCCGTGTTTTCCATTTGTTATCGCTACTTCAAGGGCATTAATGTGTTCCCGGTGGAGGACCTTAATGAGAATGTGCACATACCAGGATTGCCAACAAGTTTTGAGGTCAGAGATGTTCATTCCTTTATGCTTCCTAATACCCCTGAAATATTGAGAAAAGTTTTGATAGATTTATTCAAATCATTTGACAAGGTGAAATGGGTCATAGGGATCTCTATTTATGAGATCGAGGAAGAGGTAGTGAAGTCCATAGCTTCGCTAACCCCTTTTTACACGATCGGGCCACTTGTTTCACCATTTTTGTTGGGAAAAAAGGAAACTAATGATGATAATGGTAACGTGCATATGTGGTATGCTGAAGATTCCTGCATAGAATGGCTAGATAATAAGCCATCTACCTCTGTTATATATGTGTCATTTGGAAGCTTGGTTGTGTTGTCCAAGAAAGAAATACATAACTTAGCTATGGCTTTGAAGAACATCAACAAACCATTCTTGTGGGTGCTTAACCCATCCAAGAAAGATTGTGTTGAAGAATTACCACCTGAGTTTCTACAAGACACAAAAGGAATGGGTTTGGTGGTGAAATGGTGCAATCAAGAGAGGGTTTTGAGGCATCCTTCTGTGGCATGCTTTGTGAGTCATGGTGGGTTTAGCTCCATTATGGAGACTATCGTTGCTGGGGTGCCAGTTGTTTGTCTTCCATATTTTTCTGACCATCCTACAAATGCTATGCTTATAACTAATGTATTTGGAAATGGGGTTAGAATCAAGTGTGGGGAAGATTGTGTTGTTAGTGCTCAAGAGTTTGAAAGGTGCATTTGGGAAGTCACGGATGGGCCCAATGCTAGAAAGATAAAGAATAACGCATCAGAGATGAAAATGTTGGCAAGAAAGGCATCACAAGAAGGGGGTAGTGCTGACAATAACATAGGCCAGTTTATCaatgaaattatgaaataa